In Deinococcus puniceus, one genomic interval encodes:
- a CDS encoding DUF4403 family protein: MSAAPAEAVSSLSLPITVPLAGVQGAANARVPAEFARVQQTQSFLGGLLSVDLAGTVTRAGHVSVKPAPEGDALIVSVPIRADFRAAPAGIGSFLARDFGGAATVSLRVSPFVTPDWEAGAKISGDYAWTDPLSVELTQGVRVSVQSLVDGQVRAQLDKVAADVARAVRDGANLRTRAGTLWARAQQPWTLPTSDPAYARVTPRNLSVSPFRFTPDALKLTVGAAFDLTVGLGRAPAVASAPLPALTVAAPPTSGVQLSVPVRLPYAELSQAATRAAAAQVLPLPVPLSPKLKINRVTVQPKGSKLLVTAELTITALGLNVNATADISGTPVLDRTGRIVTLSGVTVQTRRNGVTGRVLGWLADSRAEAYLARAARFDLGPRLDQARTEAQARLPYAPTAGIKLSGTVGPLKLIALTVAPDALTVTAAASGELTAGVDAGAIR; encoded by the coding sequence ATGAGTGCCGCCCCCGCCGAAGCTGTGTCTAGCCTGAGTTTGCCCATTACCGTGCCGCTGGCGGGCGTGCAGGGCGCGGCCAATGCGCGGGTGCCCGCCGAGTTTGCGCGGGTGCAGCAGACCCAGAGCTTTCTGGGCGGCCTGCTCAGCGTGGACTTGGCGGGCACGGTCACGCGGGCCGGACACGTCAGCGTGAAGCCTGCGCCGGAAGGAGACGCATTGATCGTCAGCGTGCCTATTCGCGCCGACTTCCGGGCCGCCCCAGCGGGTATCGGTTCGTTTCTAGCGCGTGACTTTGGGGGCGCGGCCACCGTCAGTCTGCGGGTGTCGCCCTTCGTGACCCCGGACTGGGAGGCAGGCGCAAAGATTTCGGGCGACTATGCGTGGACAGACCCGCTGAGTGTGGAACTGACGCAGGGTGTGCGGGTCAGCGTGCAGAGCCTTGTGGACGGTCAGGTGCGTGCCCAACTGGACAAAGTGGCGGCAGATGTGGCGCGGGCCGTGCGCGACGGCGCGAATCTTCGCACACGGGCCGGAACCCTCTGGGCGCGGGCGCAGCAGCCTTGGACACTGCCCACTTCAGACCCCGCCTACGCCCGTGTCACGCCGCGTAACCTCAGTGTGTCGCCCTTCCGCTTCACGCCTGACGCCCTGAAACTGACGGTGGGGGCGGCTTTCGACCTGACGGTTGGGTTGGGTCGTGCGCCTGCGGTGGCCTCTGCGCCGTTGCCCGCGCTGACAGTGGCCGCGCCGCCCACATCCGGCGTGCAACTGAGTGTGCCCGTGCGCCTGCCCTACGCGGAACTCTCGCAGGCGGCCACCCGCGCTGCCGCCGCACAAGTGTTGCCGCTCCCCGTGCCGCTCAGTCCCAAACTCAAAATCAACCGTGTGACTGTCCAGCCCAAAGGCTCCAAGTTGCTCGTTACCGCCGAACTGACCATCACCGCGCTGGGCCTGAACGTGAATGCCACCGCCGACATCTCTGGAACTCCTGTGTTGGACAGGACGGGCCGCATCGTGACCCTGAGCGGCGTAACCGTGCAGACCCGCCGCAACGGAGTCACAGGCCGCGTGCTGGGCTGGCTGGCCGACAGCCGCGCCGAGGCGTATCTGGCCCGCGCCGCCCGCTTTGACCTTGGGCCAAGGTTGGATCAGGCCCGCACCGAAGCTCAGGCCCGTTTGCCGTATGCGCCCACAGCGGGAATCAAGCTAAGTGGCACAGTCGGCCCGCTGAAGCTGATAGCGTTGACGGTAGCCCCCGACGCCTTGACGGTGACGGCGGCGGCATCGGGGGAACTGACGGCGGGCGTGGATGCGGGGGCGATTCGGTAA
- a CDS encoding secondary thiamine-phosphate synthase enzyme YjbQ, which produces MWTQHELTLSPMRRGFHLITREVVAAMPELASIRTGLLHVFIQHTSASLTLNENASPDVRRDFERYFNHAVPDAWADFEHTQEGPDDMAAHIKASLLGPSLTLPVRAGKLALGTWQGIYLCEHRDQGGSRRLVLTLQGE; this is translated from the coding sequence ATGTGGACGCAACACGAACTGACGCTGAGTCCTATGCGCCGGGGCTTTCACCTGATTACGCGGGAGGTGGTGGCCGCCATGCCGGAACTGGCAAGCATCCGCACGGGCCTGTTGCATGTCTTTATTCAGCACACCTCAGCCAGCCTGACCCTGAATGAGAACGCCAGCCCCGATGTGCGGCGCGACTTCGAGCGGTATTTCAACCACGCGGTTCCTGACGCTTGGGCAGACTTTGAACACACTCAGGAGGGGCCAGACGACATGGCTGCGCACATCAAGGCCAGCTTGCTGGGGCCATCGTTGACACTGCCTGTGCGGGCGGGGAAGCTGGCACTGGGCACGTGGCAAGGCATCTATTTGTGCGAACACCGCGATCAGGGCGGAAGCAGACGGCTGGTGCTGACGTTGCAGGGGGAGTGA